In one Bacillus thuringiensis genomic region, the following are encoded:
- a CDS encoding DUF3941 domain-containing protein — MPHTSDNDKKARDNNAKRTQKNEQEQKNIQQGKRAYSKKTDHL; from the coding sequence ATGCCACATACGAGTGATAACGACAAAAAAGCACGCGATAATAACGCAAAACGCACACAAAAAAATGAGCAAGAGCAAAAAAATATTCAGCAAGGTAAACGTGCATACTCTAAAAAGACCGATCACCTTTGA
- the prsA gene encoding peptidylprolyl isomerase PrsA, which translates to MRGKHIFIITALISILMLSACEQKNGSATVATATDSTITKDNFEKQLKDRYGKDMLYEMMAQDVITKKYKVPDEEVNKEVEKVKKQYGDQFKKVLVNNGLKDEEDFKNQIKFKLAMNEAIKKSITEKDVKDHYKPEIKASHILVSDENEAKEIKSKLDAGASFEELAKQESQDLLSKDKGGDLGYFNSGTMAPEFETAAYKLNVGQISNPVKSSNGYHVIKLTDKKDLKPYDEVKNSIRKNLEEERTADPVFSKKLLQEELKKANIKINDSDLKDTFTLVSPQGN; encoded by the coding sequence ATGAGAGGGAAACATATTTTCATTATTACTGCACTAATAAGTATATTGATGCTATCTGCTTGCGAACAAAAAAATGGCTCAGCTACAGTCGCTACAGCAACAGACTCGACCATTACAAAGGATAACTTCGAAAAACAATTGAAAGATCGTTACGGAAAAGACATGCTATACGAAATGATGGCACAAGACGTCATCACAAAAAAATATAAAGTACCTGATGAAGAGGTAAATAAAGAAGTAGAAAAAGTAAAAAAACAATATGGAGATCAATTCAAAAAAGTATTAGTAAATAATGGTTTAAAAGATGAAGAGGATTTTAAAAATCAAATTAAGTTCAAACTTGCTATGAATGAAGCGATTAAGAAAAGCATTACAGAGAAAGACGTAAAAGACCACTATAAGCCAGAAATTAAAGCGAGTCACATTTTAGTAAGTGACGAAAATGAAGCGAAAGAAATAAAGAGTAAACTAGATGCCGGTGCTTCATTTGAAGAATTAGCAAAACAAGAATCACAAGATCTACTATCAAAAGATAAAGGCGGAGACCTTGGATACTTCAATTCAGGTACAATGGCTCCTGAATTCGAAACGGCTGCCTACAAACTAAATGTTGGGCAAATTAGCAACCCCGTAAAATCATCAAACGGTTATCACGTTATTAAATTAACTGATAAAAAAGATTTAAAACCTTACGATGAGGTAAAAAACTCTATTCGCAAAAACTTAGAGGAAGAACGTACTGCTGATCCTGTATTCAGCAAAAAATTGTTACAAGAGGAATTAAAAAAGGCAAATATTAAAATAAATGATAGTGATTTGAAAGATACATTTACTCTTGTTTCTCCGCAAGGAAATTAA